The Pelagovum sp. HNIBRBA483 sequence GGTGCTGTTCTTCGAGGACAGGATCGTGGCGGAAGGGGCCTGTGTGGTAGGACTTGCAGCGTTGCTGGCGGGTAAGTTGCCGCGGTGCGATGGCCCGATCGGGACGATCATCACCGGACGTAATCTGGATATGGGGCAGTTCCTGCGGGTTGTCTCGGGGCAGGATGTGACGCTTGGGGACATGGTGTTGAAGGGCAAGACATATGGCGCATGATATTCGCATTGTGACCGAGGCCGAGCTGCGGCAGGTGGTTGCGCTTGATTTGACGGTGGTGGATATCGTCGCGCAGGCTTTTGCGGCCTTGGGGCAGGGCAGCGTGGTGATGCCGCCGATCCTGTCGATGGAATTGGCTGAGGCCAATGGCGAGGTGGATGTTAAAACCGCCTATATCCCCGGTTTCGACAGTTTCGCGATCAAGGTGAGCCCGGGCTTTTTTGACAATCCCAAGCTGGGTTTGCCGAGCCTCAATGGGCTGATGATCCTGTTTTCCGCTAAGACCGGACTGGTGGAGGCGGTGTTTCTCGACAACGGCTATCTGACCGATATGCGCACTGCTGCGGCGGGCGCGGTGGCTGCGCGGCATCTGGCGCCGCAACGGGTGCAGGTGGCGGGAGTGTTGGGCACCGGCGTACAGGCGAGGCTGCAAATGCAGGCGGCGCATTTGGTGCGCCCGTTCGAACGCTTGCTGGTATGGGGGCGGGATGCGACCAAGGCGGAGGCCTGCGCCGCTGATCTGGCGGCTGATCTGAGCGTTGATGCCCGCGCAGTGGCGGATGCGGAAGAGGTGGTTGCCGAGAGCCAGCTGGTGGTGACGACAACGCCCGCGCGTACGCCGGTGATCCGCGCGGAATGGCTGCATCCGCGCCTGCACATTACGGCAATGGGGGCCGATCAGGCCGGAAAGAACGAGATCGACCCGAAGGCGCTGGCGGCTTGTGATCTCTATGTCTGTGACAGCGTTCGGCAATGCGAAGTTTCTGGTGAATTGGAGGCGGCACTGGCGCACAGGCTTTGGAGCAAACCGACGCCGCCGGAGCTGGGCCAGATTATCAACGGAACCGCCGAGGGCCGCAGCGGGGAGGAGGCGGTGACGATCTGTGATCTGACCGGCACCGGCGCGCAGGATACGGCGATTGCCAGCCATGTGCGGACGATCCTTGGTGCGGCAGGCACGACGATCCGCGCCTGAGCGAAGTAATTTCAATTGACGGCAATTTGGCGTGGCGGCTATTAAGGCGGCGTTCCGGCAATAAAGGCATTGCGCGCTGCTGCCGGAGTGAGCGGAGCAATCTGCCGCTAAGCGTGCACATGGCTCCACAAATCCGACGTACCGGCCGCGCGCCGCCAACCGAATAGGTGAGCCTTTGCTACATAATGATCAACTCGCTGAATGGGATCGCGAGAACTTTTTCCACCCGTCGACGCATCTTGCCCAGCATGCCCGTGGCGAAACCGCGACCCGCATCATCCGTACCGCAAGCGGCTGCCATATTGAGACCCGCGATGGGAACCGGCTGCTGGATGCGTTTGCAGGGCTGTATTGCGTGAACGTGGGCTATGGCCGTCAGGAAATCGCGGAAGCGATTGCCGAGCAGGCCCGCGAATTGGCCTATTACCATGCCTATGTTGGGCACGGCACTGAAGCCTCGGTGACGCTGGCGAAGATGATCCTTGATCGCGCTCCGGCGCATATGTCGAAAGTGTATTTCGGCTTGGGTGGCTCGGATGCGAACGAAACCAACGTCAAGCTGATCTGGTATTACAACAATATCCTTGGCCGGCCTGAGAAGAAGAAGATCATCTCGCGTTGGCGCGGTTATCATGGCTCGGGGATTGTGACCGGATCGCTGACCGGCTTGGAGCTGTTCCACAAGAAATTCGACCTGCCGCTGGCGCAGATTGTTCATACCGATGCGCCTTACTACTTCCGCCGTGAGGACACCGCGCAGACCGAAGCAGAGTTTGTCGCGCAATGCGTGGCCTCGCTGGAGGCGTTGATCGAACGTGAGGGCGCGGACACGATCGCTGCTTTCATTGGGGAGCCGGTGCTCGGTACCGGCGGGATCGTGCCACCGCCGGCAGGGTATTGGGACGCCATTCAAGCGGTGCTAAAAAAGCATGATATCCTGCTTGTGGCGGACGAGGTCGTGACCGGCTTCGGGCGTTTGGGAACGATGTTTGGCAGCACCCATTACGGGATCGAGCCGGATATCATCACCATCGCCAAGGGGCTGACGTCAGCCTATGCGCCGCTGTCTGGGTCGATTGTCTCGGACAAGGTTTGGAAGGTGCTTGAGCAGGGCACGGATGAAAACGGACCCATCGGCCACGGCTGGACTTACTCCGCGCACCCCATCGGCGCGGCGGCCGGTGTGGCGAACCTCAAGCTGCTGGACACGCTTGATCTG is a genomic window containing:
- a CDS encoding cyclodeaminase — its product is MAHDIRIVTEAELRQVVALDLTVVDIVAQAFAALGQGSVVMPPILSMELAEANGEVDVKTAYIPGFDSFAIKVSPGFFDNPKLGLPSLNGLMILFSAKTGLVEAVFLDNGYLTDMRTAAAGAVAARHLAPQRVQVAGVLGTGVQARLQMQAAHLVRPFERLLVWGRDATKAEACAADLAADLSVDARAVADAEEVVAESQLVVTTTPARTPVIRAEWLHPRLHITAMGADQAGKNEIDPKALAACDLYVCDSVRQCEVSGELEAALAHRLWSKPTPPELGQIINGTAEGRSGEEAVTICDLTGTGAQDTAIASHVRTILGAAGTTIRA
- a CDS encoding aspartate aminotransferase family protein codes for the protein MLHNDQLAEWDRENFFHPSTHLAQHARGETATRIIRTASGCHIETRDGNRLLDAFAGLYCVNVGYGRQEIAEAIAEQARELAYYHAYVGHGTEASVTLAKMILDRAPAHMSKVYFGLGGSDANETNVKLIWYYNNILGRPEKKKIISRWRGYHGSGIVTGSLTGLELFHKKFDLPLAQIVHTDAPYYFRREDTAQTEAEFVAQCVASLEALIEREGADTIAAFIGEPVLGTGGIVPPPAGYWDAIQAVLKKHDILLVADEVVTGFGRLGTMFGSTHYGIEPDIITIAKGLTSAYAPLSGSIVSDKVWKVLEQGTDENGPIGHGWTYSAHPIGAAAGVANLKLLDTLDLISNAGTVGAYLNAAMKDDLGDHPHVGDIRGEGMLCAVEFVKDRESRSFFDAADKIGPQVAGALLEQGVIGRAMPQGDILGFAPPFCLTEAEADEVVGKTVKAVNAVFKS